In the Clupea harengus chromosome 16, Ch_v2.0.2, whole genome shotgun sequence genome, one interval contains:
- the LOC105889647 gene encoding troponin I, slow skeletal muscle-like, producing MNPKAVVDKPKSKISASRKLSLKMMLLARAMEELDKETVDREDEKVRYLGEKLPPLQVSSLSMKELQHLCEQLHAKLGTTDEERYDCEEKVTKHNKDIRELKLKVQDLGGKFKKPALRKVRVSADEMMRALLGSKHKGSMDLRGNLKSVKKEDNKEVSTSEVGDWRKNVEAMSGMEGRKKMFDAAGGQ from the exons ATGAATCCCAAGGCAGTAGTGGATAAG CCCAAATCCAAAATCTCGGCATCACGGAAACTCTCCCTAAAG ATGATGCTTCTGGCGAGAGCAATGGAGGAGTTGGACAAAGAAACGGTCGACAGGGAAGATGAGAAGGTGCGATACCTTGGGGAGAAACTGCCACCTCTACAGGTTTCTAGTCTTTCTATGAAAGAGTTACAG CATCTGTGCGAGCAGCTCCACGCAAAGCTAGGCACGACTGATGAAGAACGTTATGACTGTGAGGAAAAAGTGACAAAGCACAACAAAGAT ATCCGTGAGTTGAAACTGAAGGTGCAGGACCTGGGGGGTAAATTCAAGAAGCCAGCGCTCAGGAAGGTGCGCGTCTCTGCAGACGAGATGATGCGCGCTCTACTGGGCTCCAAACACAAAGGCTCCATGGACCTGCGGGGCAACTTAAAGTCTGTCAAGAAAGAGGACAACAAGGAG GTGTCGACAAGCGAGGTTGGTGATTGGCGTAAGAATGTGGAGGCGATGTCGGGCATGGAAGGCAGGAAGAAGATGTTTGATGCAGCCGGTGGGCAGTGA